A stretch of DNA from Desulfovibrio gilichinskyi:
ACGGACTTTAGCAGTGCTGGTCGGTAGTAAAAGAGCTTTTCACATCGGTTTAAATAATATTACCGCAGGGAAAAGATTCACCAATCTGCGTTACCGGATCAAGCAGATCTTTGATGAAAATTTATTGTAGCAGCTGAAGTTCAGGGATTTATTCACTCTTATATTTTGCGTCTTTCGCGCACCCAGCAATTTCCTTCGATGGATTTTGCCCATTTTTTGAGTGATGCGGCTTGTTCGCCTATTTCAAAAAGTGATTGTTCGGGAGTGCAGTCTAGAATCGCCAGCGAAACAGAGACCAGAGGGAATGTTGAAACGGTTCCGTCGCGTCCTTTTCCTTCCATCCAGCCGTTGGTTCTGTCTTTTGCATTGTAGCTGGTCTTAACTAATCTTTTGAAGCAGCGGGTAATAGCAAGACAGATTCTTTCAGCTTTTTCCGGTGAGATTATCTGAACAAAGTCGTCACCGCCGATATGACCGATAAAATCCGTATCTGATCCATGTTTTGCTGTAGCCCAGGTAATTACACGGCTGATGAGTAGAATTATTTTGTCACCGCTTTTAAAACCGTATGTATCATTATAAACTTTGAAATTGTCTAGGTCCGCATAAATTATACTGTATTGTTTGCCTTCTTTCATGCGGCGTTCAATTTCTCTTTCAATTCCGAGATTACCGGGCAAACCTGTCAGCGGATTAGTTCCTTTTGCCATTTCAACCTGAGCATGAGCAAGGTTATCCAAGAGTCTCTGGACGGAAACAATCCCGTATAATTTATCATTTTTCGTTACGATGATATCATCATATGCCTTCTTTCTTTCTCTCGCCATTGCCAGCTTTGAAACGTTTTCTACGGGGGTCTCTAAATCAACTGAAAGCGGAGAATCATCCATGACCGAGGTAATCGGTTTGTTGCAATAAAGTGCAACTCCGAATTTCCCGGAAAGGTGTTTGTTCAGATTATATTCCATGATCAATCCGCATGGGATACTGTTTTTTACAACAATAACGCTGCTGATTGATCTGCCTTGCTCAAAAAAGCCTTGAACGACCGGTACAGGAGTATCGAGTTCAACGGAATCAACAGGTATGGCCAGATTTTTTACAGGTGTTCCGCAGATATTATGGTCAATTTTTAAGTCTGGAGATTTTTTGATGTTAAGAGCTTCAATCGTTAATTCCGGTTTTATTTTTGCCGGTTTCGCAAAGAAGTACCCCTGCCCCATGTGAACGCCCATGTCTATCATCGCTACTGCCTGAGATTGTGTTTCGATCCCTTCAACAATTAACTTGCCGCCGATTTTCTCAGCAAAATCTGTAAAAGTTTCTACAATAGCGCGATTTACCATGCTTGTTTCAATGTTATTAACAAATGACTGATCCAGTTTGATATAATCAGGCTTGATCTCCGCAATGGAGGAAAGGCCGGAATATCCTGTTCCCGCATCGTCAATTGCGACCATGTAACCTTGGTTTCTGTAGTGCTCAAGCGTTTTACGAAATGTTTTAAAATCTTTGACACTATGTCGTTCTGTTATTTCAAAAACTATATTTTCAGGCTTGAGATTCCAGCGATCAAGCAGAATTCTGGTTTCACCGGATGAAAAATTCGGGTCGACAATTGTACGGGGATGAATGTTCAGGAATAGTTTTTGTTGAGGATTTATTGTACCGAAAGAGCTTATTGCGGCTTCTCGACATATTTTTTCCAACTGGAAGAGTTTGCCGAGTTTTTCAGCCATATCAAACAAGGTCAAAGGAGAGCGGAAGGGCGAGTTTAAAGGTCCTCTTGCAAGGGCTTCCCACGCATGAATTTTTTTGTCAGCCAAGTTTATTATCGGTTGATAATGGCTGCTAACTTTGCCTAGAGAAATAATTTCACAAAATTCTTTACTTAATTCCATATTTGAAATGTCTGTACAGTTTTGTGCCTCAAGTCTGGCTTCACCTATTGCCGATAGAAAATCGGACCATGATTTATTATCAGTATGGGCTGCATGAAAAAAAGAATGTCCACTGTTTATGGTGATAGTATTCCCTGTCCGCCCGATCTGTTCACTTTTTACTTTGTTTTCGATGTTTACCTTGAATTGATAAGCTAATTCTTCAAGGGACAGCTCTGCTTTGCATTCAGTTGGATCAAGTAAAAAGAATTCTCCGGAGTTGAACGAAAAAATATGAAACTCATCATGTTGTAAATGGTTATAGCCTTCGTTTTCAATTTCAGTCCGGATTTGGATTTCAAGATTCTCAGCCCATTCCGTTCCATACATTTCAGTTAAGATAGGAAAGTCTTGAATTGCGAAGTATAAAATATTAAGCCTGCATACATTTTGAATTAAACTTCCAATTCCCGGGCCATCAATGAAGCTCGTTTTTTTGGTTGATGGAAAGTTTGTCGAGTTAGATTTTTTTTTGATAAGCTGTAACATGGTAACATAAGCTCCATTATATATATCAATGTCTCAAATATAAACTTTAAGTACCTTTGCAATCTTATCCCTCGCGCGGGATGAGAGGACATTACATCTATAATATATTATTTTGTTACCGACGGGTTACAATTGGTTTAAGAAATGCTGCTGTTTAGATAGAATAAGCCGCTGGAGTGTTAATGCCTTTTAATGTAGGTGTATGGAGTAAACAGCTTCTGCTGAAGTCCGTGCACTGTTTCTGTTAGATCCGGTAGACGATATCTTTGCTCTTACAGTAATTTTGATAAAGCTTGGCAGGAATTTATGACTTTTTTATTGTCACTCTTCTTCTTTTTCCGCCCCATAATGTTTATCGATGTCGGTTGGCTGATTTTCGGTTTGAATATAACCGAATTTTTTGCCGTTTTTGCGACATTTATTCTCATAGGAGCTTTCATCCTTCGTGTTGTTGTTTCAAAAAAATTAAATATCTCTGTAGTTGATCTTTTTATTATGTTTTTTATTATATGGTGTTTTTTTATATACGTGCTGTATATTGATAAATCGAACATAAAAGATACAGCCAAATTTACTCTTCCTTTTTTTACATACATAGTAATGAAAAACGTTATTACTGAGCGAAGGCAATATACTCGTCTAATACTGTTAATGATATATGGTTTTTTTATTCCGGTTTCTTTGAGTGCATTTCTTGTTTTACAAGGTAAAGGTGTTGATAGAGTTTTATACTGGAATGGTCTGCGTCGTTTTCTAGGCGTGTATGTCAACTCTCACAATTTCGGTCACTGTATGGCTTTTGTCATTATGCTTATGATCATATACACCGTGGTTTGCTCTAAAGACCCTGACATAAAGCCTTTACGTCAAAGAAAAATGTTGTTTTTGTTTTTTCTGGTGCTGGGAACGCTTGCTACATATTGTTTATATAAGAGTTATGTGCGTACGGCCCTTATAGGATTGATGATTTTTGTTTATTATTATCTTTTTAAGAAAAATAAAAAATTATTACTTGTTCTTACAGGTATATTGGCAATTTTAGGGGTTATATTCGCAACGATTCTGTACACGATTTTCTTTGATATGGTTGATTCTGCAAGCGGGCGATCCAAAGCTGAATCGTTTGGTTCCGGTCGGCCTCGCATATGGATGCATAACCTGGAAGAATTTTCCAACCTGTCACTGGACCGCCAATTAGCAGGAGTAGGAGAAGGGAACAGAAAAGGGATCGGTGTTAGTTCTTCCAGTGAAGATATTTGGAACAGTCATAATGACTTTCTTGAAGTTATGATGCAGACGGGTATAGTAGGGCTGTTGATTTACTTAGGGATGCAGTTATGTATTCTCAAGAAAATCAGGCAACTTAAGGATAAAGAACGATACGTTTTTCTGGCTCTTTTTATCGCGGTTAATTTTATGAATTTTGCGAGTAACAGTTATATTACAAGATTTGGTCTAGGGCAGCTTTTTTATGCGGTCCTTTCGTATATTGAATTGCCGATTTATGATTACAGTAAGGATATTGTCGAGAAAGAGACGGAAAAAAAGATTCGTTATTAACGCTTACTATTTTACAACAGGTACAGATGAAATTTGATAAGTTTGTCTGGTTTGTAAACAGGCTTAAGGCTATGGGGCCTATGGAAATTTTATATCGCTTACGCAATGAAGGCAGAGCGTACTTAGAATCTGTAGGCTTCTTGACGGCTTCTAAAATTCCTTACACTGATTTGAATAGTGATGGTAAAATCTGGCTTCCGATGAATGGGCTGAAGTCTGTTCAGCAAGTCATTATCTCTTCGGCAGATTTGGTTTTATATGAAGGGATGTCTTTTTTTGCTCTTGATGAAAAATTCCCCTGCATTACTCCTGAGTGGAACACTGATCCGCTGACGGGGGTGACTTGTCCACTTATATTTGGCAAGAAATTAGATTTTAAAAATCAATCACTTTGCGGCGACGTCAAATATCTTTGGGAAATTTCTAGATTCCTTCAAATAGTTCCTTTATCCCGAGCGTGGCATGTTACGGGTGATGAAAAATACATTAAATCAGTTCATTTGATGGTTGAGTCATGGCTTGACCAGTGCCCGTATATGCTGGGAGTAAATTGGAGCAGTTCGCTGGAGATAGGAGTCAGGCTCATAAACTGGAGCATTGCATGGCAGTATATCGGAGGGATTAATTCTCCTTTGTTTGAAGGCGTTGAGGGGCAGAAATTCCGCACGCGATGGCTTGATTCTATTTTTCAGCATATACATTTCATTGACGCATGGTATTCAAAAGGATCGTCAGCCAATAATCACCTGATAGGTGAAGCTGCCGGAGTTTTTGCAGCATGCACAACTTGGCCGTTTTGGAAGAATTGTAAAAAGTGGAAATCCAGAGCATTAAAAATACTTGAACATGAAGCAGACAATCAGGTCTTTTCGGATGGAGTTGATAGGGAACAGGCCATTTCATATCAGCAATTTGTTATTGATTTTTTCATGGTTTCCTATCTGGCAGACAAAAAATCATTTTCTGAGTCTTACATCAATACTATAGAGAAGATGGTCAGTTTCATTGCGTCTATGATGAATGGAACCGGACAGTTGCCGATGATCGGGGATGCTGACGATGGAAATGTGACCGGTCTCGGATTATATTCTGAATTTGATACGTATGAATCCATCCTTGCAACTGCTGGGTATTTGTTTTCACGTGATGATTTTTTAAGTCGATCCGGGAAATATGATCTTAAAACCGTGTGTTTAACAGGGGTGGACAGTAATGCTGTTTTACCTTGTATCTCTGCGGAAAATATTCCTCTTAAGCGTAGTTTTGAAAATGGCGGTTATTATATTTTAGGTGACAACTTTTCTTCAAAGTCAGAACTTTTTATTGTTGTTTACTCCGGTCCGCTTGGCTATGGAACTCTTGCTGCGCACGGACATGCAGATGCTTTATCCATATATTTGACCTACAAAAACCGCGAATTTTTAATTGACCCCGGGACATATGTTTATAATGGGAAACCAGCATGGCGCAAATATTTTCGCGGAACCGCTGCGCATAATACAGTGCGGATAGACAGGTGTGATCAAAGCGAGCAGGGAGGAGATTTTTTATGGAAAACTCATGCCCGTTCGGAAGGTGAAATCCATTTTGATCAAGGTATTGAGACTTTTCGCGGCAGACATAACGGTTATGAGCGGTTAAAAGATTCTGTGACGCATGAAAGAGTGGTATCGCTTAATAAAGCTGGTCAGCAAATTGTTGTTCAGGATCATATACATTGTAAAGAAGCTCATTTTGTGGAAACATTTTGGCATTTCAGTGAAAAGTGTGAAGTTGTATTTGATGGACCGCATAGAATTATTGCTTCAAATAATGGTGTAAAGCTGGAATTGCATTTCGGAGAATCAGCTGCAGTGCGAATAGTCTGTGGAGATTCTGAAATTCCTTCAGGATGGGTTTCGCGTAGTTTTGGAGTGAAAGTTCCAAGCGTAACAGTTGTTTCAGAAGTGCAAATCGGTGGTGATTCTTCTTTAATTACAAAAATACTTTATTCAGAATGATGGTAAAAATTCTAAGTATTTACTGTTTCTGATTATACTTTTTTTTGTTATACGTTATTCAGGTATTTGAAACATCATTTTTTGAACTTTAAAAATTTATATAACAAGGTCCGGAACCGAGGAGTAAAGTATTCGTGGCTGCTATTCTCGCTTTTTTAAGTGTCGTTGCTGCATGGATTGTGCTTTATTTTGACTCATTTCCAGCCCTCATCAGGCGTTGGAACAACGATGATTATTCCTATTGCTGGATTGTTGTTCCGCTGGCTCTTTATCTCGCGTGGCAGCGAAGAGACATGCTTCCTAGGATTTTAATTCCTTCATTAAAATCAGGCTATGGGGCTTTGCTTGCAGTTGCTTTTTTTTACTTGATAGGGAAAGCAGCCTCTGTTGATGCGTTAGTCTTCGTTTCAATGTGGCTGTCTATTGTTGCTGTGGTGCTTTTTATTTTCGGCCTAAAATCAATGAAAGCATTGTTTTTCCCTTTAGTGGTTCTTGCTTTTTTTATCCCGCCACCGCCTTTTATCAACAGAATGCTTACTTTTAAATTGCGGCTCATTTCTTCTGACCTGTCAGTAAGAATCATGCAGTTTATTGATATTCCGGTATACAGGGAAGGCAACGTAATAGATTTAGGTATGATAAAGCTCCACGTAGTAGACGCCTGCAGTGGACTTCGCTATGTTTTCCCGACTATTTTGTTGGGTATTCTTATGGGTTATTGGTTTAACAAGAAACCTTGGCAACGATTTGTTGTTTTTGCTGCGACGGTTCCGACTGCTATTGCCACTAATGCTTTACGCATTGCGATAGTCGGATACATAGCGCGCAATATATCAGTTGAGACTGCGGATAACTTTTTTCACGAAGCTTCCGGAATAATAATTTATCTTCTTTCAATTTCCTTTTTAGTAATGCTCAGTTTAGTTTTGAATCTCTTCGGCTCGGATGAGCCTGTAAAACGGGTTCAAGCTTCTTCCTTGTACCGCAAAGATAGACCGAACTCGACAATACATGTTACGGTTACGGCTCTTTTTTTAGCTGGAATTTTTATGTTCAATGGAACGCTGCTATCTGCAAGAGTTATCCCTGAGCGCATGTCGTTCGATAATTTTCCAATGAATATCGGGAAATACACAGGTGAAAGACAGTATTTCAGCGATGAAATACTTGAGTCATTAGGGGCAGATGACTATTTCACAGGGGTTTACCAAAATAAAATCACAGGTAGAAATATTCTTGTTCTGGCCTCTTATTACAATTTCCAAGAACCTCAGCGGGCTGCACATAATCCTGTCAGTTGTCTCTTAGGCGGAGGCGGTTGGGGGTTGTCATCTTCAAAAGATCTTCCACCTGACCCGGAAGACGGAAGGCCGTTCCGCGTCAGGAGTTTATTGCTTGAAAAGCCGGGGTCAAGGCTGCTAGCCTTGTATTGGTTTCAGCAGCGAGGTAGAATTATTACAAATGAATATTTGAACAAAGCATATCTTGCGCTTGATTCTATTCAAAAACATCGCACAGACGGAGCTTTGATCCGTATAGAACTGCTTTTAAAAGATGGAGAAACTGTCCAGCACGGGCAGCAGGTGCTTAATTCATTTATTGGTAACTTCTCGGTAATATTAGACAAATATATCCCAAAATAAATTGAGTTATTTATACTTAATTCTTAACGAAAAATTAAATCAGAAGGCTAAAATGCGTAAACACTTAATTCTATGGATTTTAATGGTTGTAATTTTATCTCTTTTTGCCGGGTGCGAGAAGCGACGTGAAGAATTTTATAATAAAGCCGTAGAATATTACCAACAAAAAAAGTTTACCGAAGCCCGGTTGGAATTAAAAAATGCATTAGCTATTGATCCGGAGTGCGGTGAGTGCCGGCTGCTTTTTGGCAAGCTTGCTTTGGAAGACGGTGATTTTCAAAGTGCCTTTATTAATTTCAAATATGCAACGGAGTTTGATCCCAACTTGATTGAAGCGAAAGTTGAGCTCAGCAGTCTTTATCTGCTGGCGAAAGATTATGATAATGCCGAAGATATGGCCCGTAAGGTTCTGAATGTTGACTCGTCTAATGTTAAAGCACGTTTAGTTTTATCTTCTGTTCTTGCAGAGTATAAAAAGTATGATGAAGCTGAGAAAATGTTGACTGTTGTTTTAAATGAAGATCCTGGAAATGCTGATATCTATCTTGCGCTCAGTAAACTTTATTACCAGCAGAATAATTTTGATAAGGCTGAAGCCGTTTTAATTAAAGGCGTTTCTACAATTCCTTCCAGCACTGCATTGCTTATGAATATTTCTGCTTTTTACAGAGATATTAAAGAACCGCAGAAATCTGAAAAATTTGTGGAACAAATGCTTAAAGCTGGGAACGAAGAACCGCGCTTGGTTCTTTTCGCATCCGAGTATTATTCGTCGATAGGTATGACAAAACACGCTGAAGAGTTGATGGCAGGTCTTGTCGGTAAATATCCCGAAAAAGATGATTATAGAGTCTTATATGCACGACTGCTGTCTGCAGGTAAAAAGTATGATTTGGCTATAGCAACTATTAAAGACGGTTTGAGCCTGAATAATGCCTCTTTAAAGCTTCGTTCTGCTTTATCCAATGTTTATTTGAATCAGGGAAATCAGACTGAAGCTGTAGCCGTACTTGAATCTGGAGCAGTAATTGATCCGGAAAGTGCGGATAATGTTGTTTATCGCAAAAAACTTGCGACTTTATATCTTGATATGAATGAAGCAGGAAAGTCTTTGGAACAGCTGAACCTTGTTGTTGAACGCAATCCTAAAGATGGTGAAGCTCATTACTTAAGAGGCCAGATCTATCTTCTTGAGGGGAAAGGGCAGGAGGCTGTTTCAGAATTCAGGCAGGTGTTGAGGGATAATCCTCAAAGTGCTCCGGCCTTTGTTCTGCTTGCAAAAGCACATCTTGCAAATGATGACGTAGGAATAGCAATTGAAAATTTAAAGGATGCTATCTCGCTTGATCCTGGATACGCTCCGGCCCGTGAAGCGTTGATAAATGCGTATCTTGATCGCAAGGACTGGCAGCAGGCTATCTTGGAACTTCAACGCTTAAAAGAAAAACGTCCTGATGATATTAATATTCTCGCTGCTATAGGAGATGTGTACACAATAAAAGGAGATTACAATCTTGCTCATAGGTCATTTACTGACATTGTAACCCGTTTCCCAAAGTCATCAGTTGGTTCGTTGAAGTTAGCCGAACTTGCACAAAAAGAAGGGAAAAAATCCTTAGCTGAACAATACTACAACGATGCTCTTAATATCGCTCCTGATTCACTGGCTGCAATCCAAGGCAAGATTGATATTTTACTTGATCAGAATAAATATACTGCTGCTATTCAGTTTTGTGACAAAATGCTGAAGCAGTATCCAGATAACGCAAGATTATATGAGATGCTTGGAAAAGTGCAGAGCCGCAGAGGCAACTTTGATGAGGCTGAGGAAAGTTATTCTAAAGCTGTTGAATTTGCTCCGAACTGGTTAGTTCCCTACATGAGAATCGGCGACCTTTATGTCGCACAGCATGAAATCAAGAAGGGACTTGCAAAGTTTGAGGATGTTGTAAAAACAGATGAAACAAATCCGGCTCCATTGTTTATTCTCGGTTTACTTTATGAGCAGGAAGATAATTATAAAAAAGCGAAAGAGACTTATTCGCGCTTATTAGTTAAATTCCCTGGATTCAAACTTGCTGCCAATAATCTTGCTTATCTGTTGGCCGCGCATTTCTCAGATAATGGTGCAGATATGGCGCAGGCATTAAAATTTGCTAAAATAGCAGCAAGCAGCCAAAATCCTGAATCTCTCGATACTTTAGGATATGTGCTGTACTTAAAAGGGGAATATGAAGAATCTCTCCATGTATTAAATACTGCTTTGCAAATTGCTCCTGAGTTTTCTGCAGCCTTGTATCATAAGGCTTTGGTCTTTTCTCGGAATGGTAAAAAAGATGAAGCTAAGAAAATATTAACGAACTTGCTTAAAACTCAGGATGATTTTCCTGAAAAGGAAGAAGTTAAGAGCCTTCTTGCAAGATTATAGGCGTTTATTTTATTGTGTTATGTCAAGGGAAGGTCGTTATAAACGATCTTCCCTTTTTTTGTTAAAAATAATATGATTTTCATAAGAATACAGTAAGTTCGGCTCAAATAATTCGATTGCAACCTTTAACGAGTGAATTTTTTGTATTCAGGAGGAAATGTGAATAGAAAATTCAGAGTTCCTGCTGGGATGTTGAAACCTGTTCATAGAATTTTGGATGCCGCTTTTGGTGTCGGTGTTCTGCTTGTTTTATATTTTTATTTCTGGCCTCAGCCGTTTGCCGGTAAATCTCCTCAGATTGCTTTGCTTATTGTTACGACGACTGTTCTGATATTATCAAATTTTCAGATGGTTGGGGTCTATAAAGACTGGGCCAGTTCAGATATTGTTTCTGAATGCAACCGGATAATCCTTGGTGTCTTCTTTGTTTTTGCAACCATGCTTATGCTTGGTTACTTCTTTAAAGTTTCCAGCCTGTATTCACGACGTGTCATACTGCTCTGGCTGTTCATTTGGCCGGCAGTAATATGTTCAGAACGGTTTTTAGTTAAGAAAATTTTCTTTAAATGGCTTTTGGATAATGGCGGCAGTACGAGTGTTGTTATTGCCGGAACAGGTAAAATAGGCGCGTCTTTGGCAGATTGGATTTCAGATAATCCTTGGGCTGGAATGCGTGTTGAAGGTTTTTTCGATCCAGAAGACAGTCATTGCGGAGGATCTTCTTTTTGCCTTGGAAGTATAGATGAACTGCCGAAATATGTTAAAAACAATAATATTCAACTTGTGTATCTGGCTTTACCAATGAGGGAAGAACCTCTTTTAAATAAGCTTCTGCATGGTCTTGAAGATTCTACCGCACAAGTCTTTTTTTTCCCGGATATGTCTCTGTTTAAGCATCTTATGGGTGGTGATGTTGCCCGCGTTGCCGGTCAAACAGCCATTGTCTTGAGATCTTCCCCTTTTGCAGGAGTCAGTGGGGTTCTTAAGCGGAGTGAAGATTTGATATTGGGTTTTTTAATTCTGCTCGCAATCTTTCCGGTTATGCTGCTGATTGCGCTTGGTTTGAAACTTACTTCAAAGGGGCCTGTTTTTTTCAAGCAATGGCGTTACGGCCTTGAAGGGGAGCCTTTTCAAATTTTTAAATTCAGAACGATGAAAGTTCTGGAAGATGGCTATGATTTTGTTCCGGCAACTGAAAATGACGCGCGTATTACACGTTTCGGCTCATTTCTGCGTAAAAACAGCCTTGATGAATTGCCACAGTTTTTGAATGTGTTGAAAGGGAATATGTCGGTAGTAGGGCCTCGTCCTCATGCTGTAAAAATGAATGAGGAATACAGAAGACTTGTTTCCGGATATATGCTCCGGCATATTTCAAAGCCAGGGATTACAGGTCTTGCTCAGATAAACGGATACAAAGGTGAAGTTCATAATGATGAAGATATGAAGAAAAGAATTTCATATGATATTGAATACTTGCAAAACTGGTCTGTATTTTTAGATTTGGAAATTATTGTTAAAACAATTTTTAAGTTTGCGTGGCGGCAATAGCCGGTGAGGTTCAAATGAGTTTTACTTTATGGTTTACAGGTCTTTCAGGAGCTGGGAAATCATCGATTTCGGCACGCGTGTACGAAGAAATGATAAAGTGTAATTTTGCAGTGGAATTACTTGATGGTGATATAATCAGGACTAATTTTGCTCAGGATCTTACCTTTTCAAAAGAACACCGGGATATTAATGTAAAAAGGATCGGTTTTATTTCAAAGCTGCTCAATAAACACGGTGTTATTTCAATTGTTGCCATGATTTCACCTTATGCTGAGGTCAGAGAGCAAAATCGCCAGACAATAGGAAACTATATAGAAGTTTTTGTTGAGTGCCCTTTGGATGTGTTGAAAAAAAGAGATACAAAGGGTTTATATGGAAAAGCTGAAAAAGGACTTATTAAGAATTTCACCGGAATATCAGACCCATATGAACTCCCTACACAGCCGGAAGTTGTTGTTCGTACCGATCATGAAAGTCTCGAAGAATCGGTAGCAATCGTTATGGATTATCTTAAAGAAAATAATTATATTTAACGGTTAAGATTAATTTAAATTGTCATAGGAGGATATGTGAAAAACGTAAAAAATTTATTACTCATTTTACTGGTCGTGTTTTTTGTCCTGATAAGTAGTCATGATTCTTTTGCCCAAACTTATGCTAAAGACGGCTATCGGTTAGGGCCGGAGGATGTCATA
This window harbors:
- the cysC gene encoding adenylyl-sulfate kinase, encoding MSFTLWFTGLSGAGKSSISARVYEEMIKCNFAVELLDGDIIRTNFAQDLTFSKEHRDINVKRIGFISKLLNKHGVISIVAMISPYAEVREQNRQTIGNYIEVFVECPLDVLKKRDTKGLYGKAEKGLIKNFTGISDPYELPTQPEVVVRTDHESLEESVAIVMDYLKENNYI
- a CDS encoding undecaprenyl-phosphate glucose phosphotransferase — protein: MNRKFRVPAGMLKPVHRILDAAFGVGVLLVLYFYFWPQPFAGKSPQIALLIVTTTVLILSNFQMVGVYKDWASSDIVSECNRIILGVFFVFATMLMLGYFFKVSSLYSRRVILLWLFIWPAVICSERFLVKKIFFKWLLDNGGSTSVVIAGTGKIGASLADWISDNPWAGMRVEGFFDPEDSHCGGSSFCLGSIDELPKYVKNNNIQLVYLALPMREEPLLNKLLHGLEDSTAQVFFFPDMSLFKHLMGGDVARVAGQTAIVLRSSPFAGVSGVLKRSEDLILGFLILLAIFPVMLLIALGLKLTSKGPVFFKQWRYGLEGEPFQIFKFRTMKVLEDGYDFVPATENDARITRFGSFLRKNSLDELPQFLNVLKGNMSVVGPRPHAVKMNEEYRRLVSGYMLRHISKPGITGLAQINGYKGEVHNDEDMKKRISYDIEYLQNWSVFLDLEIIVKTIFKFAWRQ